A portion of the Cellulophaga algicola DSM 14237 genome contains these proteins:
- a CDS encoding lysophospholipid acyltransferase family protein → MPLFKKNPFGHNLFIKKWLIRILALLSHRRYKGFNTLEIEGADILRSLPETNVLFVSNHQTYFADVVAMFHVFNASLSGRDNNIKNIGYIWNPKLNMYYVAAAETMKKSLLTKILAYAGSISVERTWRAEGKDINRQVKMSDISNIGKALDDGWVITFPQGTTTPWKPLRKGTAHIIKKYRPIVVPVVIDGFRRSFDKKGLRVKKKGILQSMVIKEPLDIDYENESFDAIIEKLEYAIEQHPSFLKVLSAKDLAALDEENKQRKWRV, encoded by the coding sequence ATGCCCCTATTTAAGAAAAATCCTTTTGGACATAATTTATTTATTAAGAAATGGTTGATTCGTATTTTAGCGCTACTTTCTCATAGAAGGTACAAAGGATTCAATACATTAGAAATAGAAGGTGCAGATATTCTCCGCAGCTTACCAGAAACTAATGTGCTGTTTGTTAGTAATCACCAGACCTATTTTGCAGATGTTGTTGCTATGTTTCATGTGTTCAATGCAAGTTTAAGTGGGCGAGATAATAATATCAAAAATATTGGTTACATCTGGAACCCTAAATTAAACATGTATTATGTTGCGGCAGCGGAGACTATGAAGAAAAGTCTGCTGACTAAAATTTTAGCCTATGCAGGATCTATAAGTGTAGAACGTACCTGGAGAGCAGAAGGTAAAGATATTAATAGGCAGGTTAAAATGAGCGATATCTCCAATATTGGTAAAGCGCTTGATGATGGCTGGGTCATAACCTTTCCTCAAGGAACAACAACACCGTGGAAACCTCTAAGAAAAGGTACTGCGCATATTATTAAAAAATACAGACCTATAGTAGTTCCAGTCGTTATTGATGGTTTTAGACGCTCTTTTGATAAAAAAGGATTGCGTGTTAAAAAGAAAGGAATTCTTCAATCTATGGTTATTAAAGAACCTTTAGATATTGATTATGAAAATGAGTCTTTCGACGCAATTATCGAGAAACTAGAATATGCTATTGAACAGCATCCATCATTCTTAAAAGTTCTTTCTGCAAAAGATTTAGCAGCTTTAGATGAAGAAAACAAACAACGTAAATGGCGTGTTTAA
- a CDS encoding peptidylprolyl isomerase, translating into MVQKQFYFLAFSILLMASSCKDTPTKTTPKTSTTEIKKDSTTEISKKEEPEKFVLDEENAIPFFFEYSKTLKEDKVKITTNLGSFTIQLYDDVPYHKANFIYLTKKGYFNSTYFHRVVKNFIIQGGNSDNIETGRKRGEIGRYLLPPDTKKGYKHHRGTISMPSSELDNPHKLASPFEFFIVVTKPGSYHLDDTYTPFGKVIEGMDVVDLINSQPVEQGDWPVQNIHILKAEAF; encoded by the coding sequence ATGGTACAAAAACAGTTCTATTTTTTAGCCTTTAGTATACTTCTTATGGCTTCTTCTTGTAAAGATACGCCAACAAAAACAACTCCGAAAACTTCAACTACGGAGATTAAAAAAGATTCGACTACTGAAATCTCTAAAAAAGAAGAACCTGAAAAATTTGTTTTGGATGAAGAAAATGCAATTCCGTTTTTCTTTGAATATTCAAAAACATTAAAAGAGGATAAGGTAAAAATAACGACTAATCTTGGTAGTTTTACGATTCAACTCTATGACGATGTGCCTTATCATAAAGCTAATTTTATCTATTTAACGAAAAAAGGATATTTTAATTCTACCTACTTTCATCGTGTGGTAAAGAATTTTATTATTCAAGGAGGCAATTCTGATAATATAGAAACAGGTAGAAAGCGTGGCGAAATAGGTAGGTATTTATTACCCCCAGACACCAAAAAAGGATACAAACACCATCGAGGTACTATTTCTATGCCTAGTAGTGAATTAGACAATCCACATAAACTAGCATCCCCATTTGAGTTCTTTATCGTGGTTACAAAGCCAGGGTCCTATCATTTAGATGATACTTATACACCTTTTGGTAAAGTTATTGAAGGTATGGATGTGGTTGATTTAATTAACAGCCAACCTGTAGAACAAGGTGATTGGCCAGTACAGAATATTCATATTCTTAAGGCTGAAGCTTTTTAA
- the xerD gene encoding site-specific tyrosine recombinase XerD, which yields MKWNIALNDYQNYLKIERGLSENSISSYSLDIQKLLLFLETNKIVTSPIQIDKHIVQQFIYEISKDVNPRSQARIISGLKSFFNYLVFEDYRIDNPLELIESPKTGRKLPDTLSEDEINDLIAAINLSTPEGERNRAILETLYGCGVRVSELINLKISDLFFEEDFIKVTGKGDKQRFVPISDINKKYINLYKNEIRVHLNIQKGFEDILFLNRRGRQLTRAMIFTIIKQLAIKIDLKKTISPHTFRHSFATHLLENGADLRAIQQMLGHESITTTEVYMHVDRSHLAQVLNEFHPRK from the coding sequence ATGAAATGGAACATTGCATTGAATGATTATCAAAACTATTTAAAAATAGAGCGCGGTCTTTCTGAAAATTCTATTAGTAGCTATTCTTTAGATATACAAAAGCTACTTTTATTTTTAGAAACGAATAAGATAGTCACTTCTCCTATTCAAATAGACAAGCATATTGTTCAACAATTTATTTATGAAATTTCTAAAGATGTAAATCCACGTTCTCAAGCTCGGATCATTTCGGGCTTAAAAAGTTTTTTTAATTACTTAGTTTTTGAGGACTATAGAATTGACAACCCCTTAGAATTAATAGAGTCTCCTAAAACTGGTAGAAAATTACCAGATACGCTTTCTGAAGATGAAATTAATGATTTGATCGCTGCTATAAATTTGTCTACTCCAGAAGGAGAACGAAACAGAGCTATTTTAGAAACCTTATATGGTTGTGGTGTTAGGGTATCTGAACTTATCAACCTTAAAATTTCTGATTTGTTTTTTGAAGAAGACTTCATTAAAGTTACTGGTAAGGGAGATAAACAGCGTTTTGTTCCTATTAGCGACATCAACAAAAAATACATCAACCTATATAAGAATGAAATAAGAGTGCATCTAAATATTCAAAAAGGCTTTGAAGATATCCTGTTTCTTAATAGAAGAGGAAGACAATTGACTAGAGCCATGATTTTTACGATAATAAAGCAATTAGCTATAAAAATCGATTTAAAAAAAACCATAAGTCCGCATACTTTTAGACATTCATTTGCTACACATTTATTAGAAAATGGAGCAGACCTAAGAGCTATTCAACAAATGTTAGGACACGAAAGTATTACGACTACAGAAGTATACATGCATGTAGATCGTTCTCATTTGGCTCAAGTTCTTAATGAGTTTCATCCAAGAAAGTAA
- a CDS encoding NAD(P)/FAD-dependent oxidoreductase: MNIPKSSFPRIIIIGGGFAGISLAKELSKKEVQVLLLDKNNYHTFQPLLYQVSTGGLEPDSIAYPIRKVLKDYPNFFFRLANVEEVNPSKNELITNIGAINYDYLVMATGSETNFFGNKEIEKNGMVMKSIPESLNLRSLILENFEQALLTDDLHLRDALMNFVIVGGGPTGVELAGALAEIKKGILPKDYPDLDTRRVQINLVQSGDRILKEMSEKASKKAEDFLEELGVQVWKNTRVKSYDGKLVTTQTDLSFEAATLVWAAGVKGAAIKGLDAEELLMRGNRIKVNEFNQVIGHENIFAVGDVAGMELPDYPSGHPMMAQPAMQQGKNLGKNLTYLLGNKPLKPFIYNDKGSMATIGRNKAVVDLDAYKFQGIFAWFVWMFVHLFFLIGFRNRMIVFINWVYNYVRFDREARLIIRPYKRDYTMFKD, encoded by the coding sequence ATGAACATTCCAAAAAGTAGTTTCCCCCGTATCATAATTATAGGAGGAGGTTTTGCAGGTATTTCTTTAGCAAAAGAATTAAGTAAAAAAGAGGTGCAAGTGCTACTTTTAGATAAAAATAATTACCACACCTTTCAACCGCTTTTATACCAGGTGTCTACTGGCGGTTTAGAACCAGATTCTATAGCTTATCCTATCCGGAAAGTCTTAAAAGATTATCCAAATTTTTTCTTTCGTTTGGCAAATGTAGAAGAAGTAAATCCAAGTAAAAATGAATTAATAACTAATATTGGAGCTATTAATTATGATTATTTGGTGATGGCAACAGGGTCTGAAACTAATTTTTTTGGTAATAAAGAGATTGAAAAAAACGGAATGGTCATGAAGTCTATTCCAGAATCCTTGAACTTAAGGAGTTTAATTCTTGAAAACTTTGAACAAGCCTTGCTTACAGATGACCTCCATTTAAGAGATGCGCTCATGAATTTTGTCATTGTTGGAGGCGGTCCAACAGGTGTAGAGTTAGCAGGAGCTCTAGCAGAAATTAAAAAAGGCATTTTGCCAAAAGATTATCCAGATTTAGATACCAGAAGAGTACAGATAAACTTAGTGCAATCTGGCGATCGAATTTTAAAGGAAATGAGTGAAAAGGCTTCTAAAAAGGCAGAAGATTTTTTAGAAGAATTAGGGGTGCAAGTATGGAAAAATACGCGCGTAAAAAGTTACGATGGAAAGTTAGTGACCACTCAAACGGATTTATCTTTTGAAGCAGCAACACTTGTTTGGGCTGCAGGAGTAAAAGGTGCAGCAATAAAAGGTTTAGATGCAGAAGAATTATTAATGCGTGGTAATCGTATTAAAGTAAATGAATTTAATCAAGTGATTGGTCATGAGAATATTTTTGCTGTAGGCGATGTTGCAGGAATGGAACTCCCGGATTACCCTAGTGGACACCCTATGATGGCGCAACCCGCAATGCAACAAGGTAAAAACTTAGGTAAAAACTTAACATATCTGTTAGGGAATAAACCCCTAAAACCCTTTATTTATAATGATAAAGGGAGCATGGCTACTATTGGTAGGAATAAAGCAGTGGTAGATTTAGATGCATATAAATTTCAAGGAATTTTTGCTTGGTTTGTTTGGATGTTTGTACACCTATTCTTTTTAATAGGGTTTAGGAACCGTATGATTGTTTTTATCAATTGGGTATATAATTATGTCCGTTTTGATCGCGAAGCACGTTTAATTATTAGACCGTACAAGAGAGATTATACCATGTTTAAAGATTAA
- the aroQ gene encoding type II 3-dehydroquinate dehydratase → MKILILNGPNLNLLGKREPEIYGSDTFEDYFTKLQFKFKDIELEYFQSNLEGELIGKIQEVGFSYDGIVLNAAAYTHTSIGIGDAIKAITTPVIEVHISNTHKREEFRHVSYISPVAKGVILGFGLQSYDLALQSFL, encoded by the coding sequence ATGAAAATACTAATACTTAACGGTCCAAATTTAAATCTTTTAGGCAAGCGCGAACCAGAAATATATGGTTCAGATACTTTTGAAGATTATTTTACAAAACTGCAGTTTAAGTTTAAGGATATCGAATTAGAATATTTTCAATCCAATTTAGAGGGAGAGCTTATTGGAAAAATCCAAGAAGTAGGTTTTTCTTATGATGGTATTGTACTAAACGCTGCAGCTTATACCCATACATCTATAGGTATAGGCGATGCTATTAAAGCAATAACGACCCCTGTTATTGAGGTTCATATTTCTAATACGCACAAACGCGAGGAGTTTAGACACGTGTCTTATATATCTCCTGTTGCCAAAGGTGTTATTTTAGGTTTCGGATTGCAGAGTTATGATTTAGCACTACAGAGTTTTTTATAA
- a CDS encoding DUF3817 domain-containing protein, with amino-acid sequence MLKIFSLTAILEGISYLLLFGVGMPLKYLAGIPEPNIYIGYAHGFLFIAYCVLAVLFCYERKWGLKRFLIIFIAAFLPFATFYIDKKYLKPLEA; translated from the coding sequence ATGCTTAAAATTTTTAGTCTTACCGCAATTTTAGAAGGAATTTCTTATTTGCTATTATTTGGTGTTGGCATGCCCTTAAAATACTTAGCAGGCATTCCTGAACCAAATATTTATATTGGTTATGCTCATGGGTTTTTATTTATTGCCTATTGCGTACTAGCCGTATTATTTTGCTACGAAAGGAAATGGGGACTTAAAAGGTTCTTAATTATATTTATAGCCGCATTCCTTCCCTTTGCGACATTTTATATTGACAAAAAATATTTAAAACCGCTAGAAGCTTAA
- a CDS encoding NUDIX hydrolase, translated as MNFEDFSKRISKIKNLPLPGVDSHYKMAPEIRINELQKIEKASKNARKAAVMSLFYPKKEETTLLLILRKTYKGVHSNQIGFPGGKAEKFDADLLQTALRETHEEVGVPPAQVEVIKSLTELYIPPSNFEVQPYIGLYKNPSPFILQEREVAALVEVSLQDFMDDGAIFNQNLTTSYAKNIDVPAFKLNGYTVWGATAMMLSEVKELLKQVL; from the coding sequence ATGAATTTTGAGGATTTTTCTAAACGGATTTCAAAAATAAAAAATCTACCGCTTCCAGGGGTCGATTCGCACTATAAAATGGCGCCAGAAATTCGTATTAACGAATTACAGAAAATAGAAAAGGCATCAAAAAATGCTCGTAAAGCAGCGGTAATGTCACTTTTCTATCCTAAAAAAGAAGAAACTACGCTCTTATTAATTCTTAGGAAAACTTATAAAGGTGTTCATTCTAATCAAATTGGCTTTCCTGGAGGAAAGGCAGAGAAATTTGATGCAGACTTATTGCAAACGGCGTTAAGAGAAACGCATGAAGAAGTAGGTGTGCCTCCAGCGCAAGTAGAAGTTATAAAATCACTTACAGAATTATATATACCTCCTAGTAATTTTGAAGTACAACCCTATATAGGATTGTATAAAAATCCAAGTCCGTTTATTCTTCAAGAAAGAGAAGTTGCTGCACTTGTAGAAGTTTCTTTGCAAGATTTTATGGATGACGGAGCTATTTTTAATCAAAATTTAACAACATCCTATGCAAAAAATATTGATGTACCTGCCTTTAAATTAAATGGTTACACGGTTTGGGGAGCTACTGCAATGATGTTGAGTGAAGTAAAAGAGTTATTAAAGCAAGTACTATAA
- the tnpA gene encoding IS200/IS605 family transposase, translating to MAEQRTNGHSVSRLTAHLVWSTKYRYSVLEGDIQIRCRTILLQICDSEDVQILKGVVSKDHVHMHIEYRPSMSLSYLMKKLKGRSSRKLQQEFPALKSKYWGRHFWGIGYGCWSTGNITDQMVNEYLEHHRKPDDGENTNFILER from the coding sequence ATGGCTGAACAAAGGACTAATGGACATAGCGTTTCGAGGTTGACTGCTCACTTAGTTTGGAGTACAAAATATCGTTATTCTGTTTTGGAAGGCGATATTCAGATTCGTTGTCGAACAATCTTATTACAAATATGTGATTCTGAAGATGTTCAGATATTGAAGGGAGTTGTTTCAAAAGACCACGTTCACATGCATATTGAATATCGACCATCAATGAGTCTAAGCTATTTGATGAAGAAGTTAAAGGGTAGAAGTTCTCGAAAGCTTCAACAAGAATTTCCTGCATTAAAGTCAAAATATTGGGGTCGTCACTTTTGGGGAATAGGTTATGGTTGTTGGAGTACAGGTAATATAACTGATCAAATGGTTAATGAGTATTTGGAGCATCATAGAAAGCCAGATGATGGAGAAAACACAAATTTCATATTGGAACGATGA
- a CDS encoding RNA polymerase sigma factor, with amino-acid sequence MSKELEHSFVTELENNQNIVHKICTLYTNDSDAHNDLFQEITIQLWKAYPKFRGDAKFSTWMYRVALNTAITLYRKSKKSVRTIDYDSVIFKIKADEYDATEEQQLKLMYKAVKQLNDIDKALVFLYLEDKNYTEISETLGISEVNARVKMNRIKTKLRTILNP; translated from the coding sequence GTGAGTAAAGAATTAGAGCATTCATTTGTAACTGAACTTGAGAACAATCAGAATATTGTTCACAAGATTTGTACGCTGTACACAAATGATAGCGATGCCCATAATGATTTATTCCAAGAAATTACCATTCAACTTTGGAAAGCATATCCAAAATTTAGAGGTGATGCTAAATTTAGCACATGGATGTATCGTGTGGCATTAAATACAGCGATAACGCTATATAGAAAATCTAAAAAAAGCGTAAGAACAATTGATTATGATTCGGTAATATTTAAAATAAAAGCCGACGAATATGATGCAACAGAAGAACAACAGCTAAAATTAATGTACAAAGCCGTAAAGCAATTAAATGACATTGACAAGGCCTTAGTATTTCTGTATTTAGAAGATAAAAACTATACCGAAATTTCTGAGACATTAGGTATCTCTGAAGTAAATGCAAGAGTTAAGATGAATAGGATCAAGACAAAATTAAGAACCATACTTAATCCATAA
- the lpdA gene encoding dihydrolipoyl dehydrogenase, with amino-acid sequence MSNFDIIVLGSGPGGYVTAIRASQLGFKVAIIEKESLGGVCLNWGCIPTKALIKSAQVFNYLLHAEDYGLKVSNVDKDFSAVVKRSRDVAEGMSKGVQFLMKKNKIEVIKGFGTLKAGKKVAVKDAEGTVTEYSATNIIIATGARSRELPNLPQDGKKIIGYRQAMTLESQPKKMIVVGSGAIGIEFAYFYNAMGTEVTVVEYLPNVVPVEDEDISKQLERSFKKAGVKIMTSSEVTKVDTSGEGVKVTVKTAKGEEHLEADIVLSAVGIKTNIENIGLEDVGIITDRDKILVNDFYQTNIPGYYAIGDVTPGPALAHVASAEGILCVEKLANLHVEPLDYGNIPGCTYSSPEIASVGLTEKQAREKGLDIKIGKFPFSASGKAKASGTPDGFVKVIFDAKYGEWLGCHMIGAGVTDMIAEAVVARKLETTGHEILKAIHPHPTMSEAVMEAVAAAYDEVIHL; translated from the coding sequence ATGAGCAATTTTGATATTATTGTTTTAGGAAGTGGCCCAGGAGGTTATGTAACTGCGATTAGAGCATCTCAGTTAGGATTTAAAGTGGCCATTATAGAGAAAGAATCTCTTGGTGGCGTATGTTTAAACTGGGGTTGTATACCAACTAAAGCATTGATAAAGTCTGCTCAAGTTTTTAATTATTTACTACATGCGGAAGATTACGGCTTAAAAGTAAGTAATGTAGATAAAGATTTTAGTGCGGTTGTAAAAAGAAGCCGTGATGTTGCCGAGGGTATGAGTAAAGGTGTTCAATTTCTTATGAAAAAGAACAAGATTGAAGTTATCAAGGGTTTTGGTACTTTAAAAGCTGGAAAAAAAGTTGCTGTAAAAGATGCCGAAGGCACAGTTACAGAATACAGTGCTACTAATATCATTATAGCAACTGGTGCTCGTAGTAGAGAATTACCTAATTTGCCTCAAGATGGTAAAAAAATAATTGGCTACAGACAAGCAATGACTTTAGAAAGTCAGCCTAAGAAAATGATTGTTGTTGGTAGTGGTGCTATTGGAATTGAGTTCGCTTATTTCTATAATGCAATGGGTACAGAAGTTACTGTTGTAGAATACTTACCAAATGTTGTTCCTGTAGAAGATGAGGATATTTCTAAACAACTAGAACGTAGCTTTAAGAAAGCAGGGGTTAAGATTATGACTTCTTCTGAAGTTACCAAGGTAGATACTTCTGGTGAAGGCGTTAAAGTTACTGTAAAAACAGCAAAAGGTGAAGAGCATTTAGAAGCAGACATTGTACTTTCTGCAGTAGGTATTAAAACTAACATTGAAAATATTGGTTTAGAAGATGTTGGTATAATTACCGATCGTGATAAAATTTTAGTAAACGATTTCTATCAAACAAACATTCCTGGTTATTATGCTATTGGCGATGTTACTCCTGGTCCTGCTCTAGCACACGTTGCTTCTGCAGAAGGAATCCTTTGCGTAGAAAAATTAGCAAACTTACATGTAGAGCCCTTAGATTATGGTAATATTCCTGGCTGTACGTATAGTTCTCCAGAAATTGCTTCTGTTGGTTTAACAGAAAAACAAGCCAGAGAAAAAGGATTAGATATTAAAATAGGAAAATTCCCATTCTCTGCGAGTGGAAAAGCTAAAGCTTCTGGAACTCCTGATGGTTTTGTAAAAGTTATATTTGATGCCAAATATGGCGAATGGTTAGGTTGTCATATGATTGGTGCCGGAGTAACAGATATGATTGCTGAAGCTGTAGTAGCTCGTAAATTAGAAACTACTGGGCATGAAATATTAAAAGCAATACACCCACACCCTACAATGAGCGAAGCTGTTATGGAAGCTGTTGCAGCTGCTTATGATGAAGTAATTCATTTATAA
- a CDS encoding IS1595-like element ISCal1 family transposase has translation MDIFKGQNLLEFSDCFKTDNDCKEYLTNIKSKTPFKCSRCNHIACQTRADFSRQCNICRHTESATADTLFHKVKFGVRKAFFICFEMATSTKSLSASYMGVRYGVTEKTARLFMLKVREAMSSSGNNPMDGVVHVDEFVLGGREETKVGRSYNAKKKKAVTAVQLTEDGKVKRMYAMKIDDFSAQSLQYIFVNHISRNAKITTDKWRGYSPIAKAYDITQIESNGGLNFKALHTMIHQVKSWIRTTYSWVSDNNLNRYFNEFCFRINRSQSKATIFNNLIVKMVNNDKINQAELISN, from the coding sequence ATGGATATTTTCAAGGGTCAAAATCTTCTAGAGTTCTCTGATTGCTTCAAAACGGACAATGATTGCAAAGAATATTTAACAAATATTAAGTCTAAAACCCCTTTTAAATGTTCTAGATGCAATCATATAGCCTGTCAAACACGTGCTGATTTCTCTAGGCAATGTAATATTTGTAGACATACAGAATCCGCAACAGCAGATACTTTATTTCACAAGGTAAAGTTTGGTGTTCGCAAAGCATTTTTTATTTGTTTTGAGATGGCTACAAGCACGAAAAGCTTATCTGCAAGTTATATGGGAGTACGTTACGGAGTAACAGAAAAAACAGCTAGACTTTTTATGCTTAAGGTCAGAGAAGCTATGTCTTCGAGTGGGAATAATCCTATGGACGGAGTTGTTCATGTAGATGAATTTGTTTTAGGGGGCAGAGAAGAAACAAAAGTTGGCAGAAGCTACAATGCTAAGAAAAAGAAGGCGGTTACAGCTGTTCAGCTTACAGAAGATGGAAAGGTAAAAAGAATGTATGCTATGAAAATAGATGATTTTTCAGCACAATCCTTACAATATATTTTTGTCAACCATATCAGCCGAAACGCAAAGATTACTACAGATAAATGGAGAGGCTATAGTCCTATTGCAAAGGCTTACGACATCACACAAATAGAAAGTAATGGAGGGTTAAATTTTAAAGCGCTTCATACAATGATACATCAGGTTAAATCTTGGATAAGAACAACTTATTCTTGGGTTAGTGACAATAATTTAAATAGATATTTCAATGAATTTTGTTTTAGAATAAACAGATCTCAAAGTAAAGCTACAATATTCAATAATCTTATTGTTAAAATGGTCAATAATGATAAAATCAATCAAGCTGAATTAATAAGTAATTAA
- the msrB gene encoding peptide-methionine (R)-S-oxide reductase MsrB, with amino-acid sequence MIKNILLGVLFVVTGCNGVSQEKKVAMDDNTKQEENFEVSLSKDEWRKKLTATAYYVLREEGTERAFSSNLLKIKEAGVYSCAGCGTPVFKSENKFDSGTGWPSFDQEIKGNVAFDVDYKIGYERTEEHCAVCGGHLGHVFNDGPSKTTGKRHCINGAAVHFTPSK; translated from the coding sequence ATGATTAAGAATATCCTATTAGGTGTATTATTTGTTGTGACTGGATGCAACGGTGTATCTCAAGAGAAGAAAGTTGCGATGGACGATAACACCAAACAAGAAGAAAATTTTGAAGTCAGTCTTTCAAAAGATGAATGGCGTAAAAAATTAACAGCTACAGCATATTACGTTCTCCGAGAAGAAGGTACAGAACGTGCATTTTCTAGCAATCTTTTAAAAATAAAAGAAGCAGGAGTATACTCTTGCGCTGGTTGTGGCACTCCTGTTTTTAAGAGCGAAAACAAATTTGACTCAGGCACAGGATGGCCAAGCTTTGATCAAGAAATTAAAGGCAATGTTGCTTTTGATGTAGATTACAAAATTGGTTATGAACGTACTGAAGAACATTGTGCAGTTTGTGGCGGGCATTTAGGGCATGTTTTTAATGATGGCCCTAGTAAAACTACAGGAAAAAGACATTGTATTAATGGAGCTGCGGTACATTTTACTCCTTCAAAATAA